Proteins co-encoded in one Fusobacterium perfoetens genomic window:
- the trpS gene encoding tryptophan--tRNA ligase — MKRSLSGIQPSGTLHLGNYFGAMKQFIENQDKYEGFYFVADYHSLTSLTKPELLRESTKNIILDYLALGLDPEKCTLFLQSDVPEHVELSWLLSNVTPVGLMERGHSYKDKIAKGLFPNTGLLTYPILMAADILIYDSDVVPVGKDQKQHLEMARDIAMKFNQQYGVEFFKLPEPLIMENLAVVPGTDGQKMSKSYGNTINMFAPKNVLKKQVMSIVTDSAELEAPKNPDNNISQIYKLFVSEEKYQEMRAKFMAGGYGYGHAKKELLEAILEYFKDARARREELEKNPEYIEEVLRKGALKAREIARKKITEAKQIVGLMGNVYNK; from the coding sequence ATGAAAAGAAGTCTATCTGGTATCCAACCTAGTGGAACTTTACATCTTGGAAACTATTTTGGAGCTATGAAACAATTTATTGAAAATCAAGATAAATATGAGGGATTTTATTTTGTAGCTGATTATCACTCTCTTACTTCTCTTACAAAACCTGAACTTTTAAGAGAAAGTACAAAAAATATTATTTTAGATTATCTTGCTCTTGGATTAGATCCAGAAAAATGCACTCTATTTTTACAATCAGATGTACCTGAACACGTAGAACTTTCTTGGCTTTTATCAAATGTAACTCCTGTTGGACTTATGGAGAGAGGTCACTCTTATAAAGATAAAATAGCAAAAGGTTTATTCCCAAATACTGGACTTTTAACTTATCCAATACTTATGGCAGCAGATATTTTAATCTATGATTCTGATGTTGTTCCAGTTGGAAAAGACCAAAAACAACATTTAGAAATGGCAAGAGATATAGCTATGAAATTTAACCAACAATATGGAGTTGAGTTTTTCAAACTTCCTGAACCATTAATTATGGAAAATCTTGCAGTAGTTCCTGGAACTGACGGACAAAAAATGAGTAAATCTTATGGAAATACAATAAATATGTTTGCTCCTAAAAATGTTTTAAAGAAACAAGTAATGTCTATTGTAACTGACTCTGCTGAACTTGAAGCTCCAAAAAATCCTGACAATAATATTTCTCAAATTTATAAACTTTTTGTTTCTGAAGAAAAATATCAAGAGATGAGAGCTAAATTTATGGCTGGTGGATACGGATACGGACACGCTAAAAAAGAACTTTTAGAAGCAATCTTAGAATATTTCAAAGATGCTCGTGCTCGTAGAGAAGAACTTGAAAAAAATCCTGAATATATAGAAGAAGTTTTAAGAAAAGGTGCTTTAAAAGCTCGTGAAATAGCTAGAAAGAAAATTACTGAGGCTAAACAAATAGTTGGTCTTATGGGTAACGTTTACAATAAATAG
- a CDS encoding ROK family protein — protein MKYIAGVDIGGTNTKIGIVSSEGRIVAKESIKTLSMEGVESTLKRIWASIKGLLEKNEINYEDLLGVGMGIPGPVREQEIVGFFANFPWEKNLNIAKLFRNISGKETKLENDVNVIALGEARHGAGKGAKTSITIALGTGIGGGIYIDGKILSGFNGAGGEVGHMKLVKDGKLCGCGQKGCFEAYASATGIEREAISRLKVNKTNKLYQKLNGEIDKVEAKDVFDCAKEGDAFSLDIVDYEAEYLAMGIGNVLNLINPEKIILAGGVSLAGDILLDRVKEKLPKYAMSVALENGFSIELGILGNDSGIYGASALIG, from the coding sequence ATGAAATATATAGCAGGGGTAGATATAGGAGGAACTAATACAAAAATAGGGATAGTTAGTAGTGAGGGAAGAATAGTTGCCAAAGAATCTATAAAAACTCTATCAATGGAAGGTGTTGAAAGTACTTTAAAAAGAATTTGGGCTAGTATAAAAGGACTTTTAGAAAAAAATGAAATAAACTATGAAGATCTTTTAGGTGTTGGAATGGGAATACCAGGACCAGTTAGAGAACAAGAGATAGTTGGATTTTTTGCAAACTTTCCTTGGGAAAAAAATCTAAATATTGCAAAACTTTTTAGAAATATAAGTGGAAAAGAAACAAAATTAGAAAATGACGTAAATGTAATTGCTTTGGGAGAGGCAAGACATGGAGCTGGAAAAGGAGCAAAAACAAGTATAACTATTGCTCTAGGAACAGGTATCGGTGGAGGAATTTACATTGACGGAAAAATTCTTTCTGGATTTAACGGAGCTGGTGGAGAAGTTGGACATATGAAACTTGTGAAAGATGGAAAACTTTGTGGTTGCGGACAAAAAGGTTGTTTTGAGGCATACGCATCAGCAACAGGAATAGAAAGAGAGGCCATTTCAAGATTAAAAGTAAATAAAACAAATAAACTTTATCAAAAATTAAATGGAGAGATTGACAAGGTAGAGGCAAAAGATGTTTTTGATTGTGCAAAAGAGGGAGATGCTTTTTCTCTTGATATAGTTGATTATGAGGCTGAATATTTAGCTATGGGTATAGGAAATGTTTTAAATCTTATAAACCCAGAAAAAATTATTTTAGCTGGTGGAGTATCACTTGCAGGAGATATTTTACTCGATAGAGTAAAAGAAAAACTTCCAAAATATG